A single window of Priestia filamentosa DNA harbors:
- a CDS encoding flagellar brake protein — MELKAGTSLRLEEVNGEGKYYCKVVEEGEGYIYIDYPIHQATKKSAFLLMPTKLKAYSIEENGVTYHFSTEVVGRIKKEIPMIQLHYKGKESLVKYQRREYVRVDATLPAALHSLNGAFEPFTTITKNISASGALLAVKAKGVFLKKGDTINVWLVFELSDQYYHIQTEAEVINVLPSHIEKQHNVGVKFLTLGVKEKEALIRYTLEVQRELKRKGLL, encoded by the coding sequence ATGGAGCTGAAGGCTGGAACCTCATTGAGGTTAGAAGAAGTAAACGGAGAAGGAAAGTACTATTGCAAAGTTGTTGAGGAAGGAGAAGGATATATTTATATTGATTATCCTATTCATCAAGCAACTAAAAAGAGTGCCTTTCTTCTTATGCCTACAAAATTAAAAGCTTATTCTATAGAGGAGAATGGAGTGACATACCATTTTTCAACGGAAGTTGTTGGGCGTATAAAAAAGGAAATTCCTATGATACAGCTTCATTATAAGGGAAAAGAAAGCTTAGTTAAATACCAGCGACGTGAGTATGTCCGCGTTGATGCAACACTTCCTGCAGCTCTTCACTCTCTAAATGGAGCATTTGAGCCTTTTACAACAATAACGAAAAACATCAGCGCAAGCGGAGCTCTTTTAGCTGTTAAAGCAAAAGGAGTTTTTTTAAAAAAGGGAGATACAATAAACGTTTGGCTCGTTTTTGAGCTATCTGATCAATATTATCATATACAAACCGAAGCGGAGGTTATCAATGTTTTGCCCTCTCACATAGAAAAGCAGCATAATGTCGGGGTGAAGTTTTTAACGCTCGGAGTTAAAGAGAAAGAGGCCCTTATTCGATACACGCTGGAAGTACAGAGAGAACTAAAGAGAAAAGGTCTTCTTTAG
- a CDS encoding YpfB family protein has protein sequence MKKVERVLFKLLIIQLFCLLFSQALLRVEAISPYISKIPQYEGVTKENITKIVETFDQ, from the coding sequence TTGAAAAAAGTAGAACGGGTTCTTTTTAAGCTTCTTATTATCCAGCTCTTTTGTTTGCTGTTTTCTCAAGCTCTTCTGCGTGTAGAAGCTATCAGCCCATATATTTCAAAAATTCCTCAATACGAAGGCGTAACAAAAGAGAATATCACAAAAATTGTGGAAACGTTCGACCAGTAA